The Sorghum bicolor cultivar BTx623 chromosome 6, Sorghum_bicolor_NCBIv3, whole genome shotgun sequence genome contains the following window.
aagtttcaaaaagcagggaaggtatgtattccctcaaagagtaaagtagaattagacttccaccaccatttttttcaccattgttatcaccatcatcaccatacaccattcatccaccacacatgcacatcttgatttgacttattgatttgtttctttggatccatggtttgactatgcaataaatgtcttgtaagtatgtatattttatctcccacctatgagctccagatattaaagccttattagagtagggtgagagagaaggcaatgtcactatgctttatacgacaaatactacatatcttgagagaaggcatataccatcactgccttggtaaggatctagaaataccacaaaagagagatctagaGAGtcgtacaaggaatttctgagttttatttgaaaatctgcaaaaaaaaacaccagagctatagctgatcaagaataagagacatggcacttggctagactgttctatcttttaactactcaagatagaagtgacggttacaagtcccatggtgaaggtaaagtaagtaagttttaagtctttgttgacggtccttaatgctcacaattaaccatcaattaatcatggaaaaggatccaaatgcaaccaacacctagacttagggttttatctgacagaattccacgagttttggtgtttgtctatttctgcagggggttatcaggaaatacggaagaaaggcccacacgtcgggtttacatagagatattaacgtgccacgcaattttctatcatctagaagactccagaagccacgggaacgaacgggaaggaaatcgagctcggaggtagggcgcccgcccagctacagtgcccaatcaggacacgtttcgcggacaacgctccaccgacctaaaggatcaaggaaaactgtgcaatcaatgtcggtttgatccgacggcccagattcaattgaagggactataaaaccagacccccctggcccctggagatcatacctcttctacaaaatcaaagctagggttttaattcttcatccaagtagagaggatccctctagttcttctagttctacctctagttcatctagatctagttctagttcatctagttctagttctagttcctctagttctagttctagttagttctagttgtaatctagaaaatagggagagagaagaggagagcggaggaggagccggatctgtcggatcttcctcaacattgtacttttgcagcatctggttcgttcttcatcgttctccaggttcttcaattcataactcctgagttctctaattacttttatttacattcaagttatttattggattcccgcttgcatcaagtgctctaatctttgaaacattagagtagtaattaatagattagacgtggtgtttagtcttgcaattacctggaattgcacccaatcctgtggattgttgtgatagccctagggtagtgacagccctatcggtcgacgtattccacctcgttcggatcggtgtttgtaggaccgtagtcggagcttcctagccccttctcatctctttctatggttagtgttctgatgtcccgatatagataatcttgaagtaattcttgattcttggatcaactagagaactctcaggaaacttcctctcttcccaccaaaaataatcatatagttatcctcgggcgatcttggatcttaattagtacactcacgttctctgtggaaaatcgatactctggaatactcccgggtgaaagctacatcggtatccgtgcgcttgcggatttttctgtttgcgtttgaaatacccaacaagctttctggcgccgttgccggggaacggtagctgtgctagtttcgaaccaagtcgtccgtgtatcctttttcttttccttttttaccacactcaccttaccattttcaccataccacatggatttcactctaagcattaatgagcatggaatttatttcatagcctcttcatttactccatgctcatatgcaacatcttcacaatccattggtctctccaacatcaccacattcgagatctccaacccccactgcctttctatttataaaaactttaaaagggcggttgtcgatgcatatgtctataataaattttgcagatctcgttgagttgatcttgatataggtcagcgttggaggggaaaccacttcgccaacataaatcgatggtttcccaaggacaagcttagtgtcctaaaacaagcactgatcagatcgtaacatgagcttttaattatttgcaatattaccttgtgtattgagcatataaggataattgtaaaaaattttcctttgggtattcttgtcactaacctttctaggattggagcaagaagatcggatgaatgacaagcacaaggtatgtccaaccaatcatcatacaacattgaattaaattcatccaaacttgaattttgcaaaattcaagcttgggggagtactttatataaaatcatcatttgccatgttgctatgttggttgtccctacctttgagacatgctcaatttattaaatagtaatcacactacttcatctccacttgagtagatctctataaaagccatcacgctacctttgtttatcctagtaagtgttagtttggaagtactgtacatacttctattggtttttaaattaagcatggtgcttaggttaaacagcctatcttaatctaattagacatggagtctagtttggttattgaactaaaaactgcttgtgtagacattggtatattttgttggactaacccctgcaggaaaaaatTCAATATcgacttgggaagtcctgagataaactcacattggagacaaagagagacacacatgaagtttaacaatttacacaaggaaggcatagctcacaagggatgatccatggagggtgccacaaacacaatgcacaaccgctaagagaggaaagcttccacaaggtgatactgtaccatcactcttcaagtaaggtaacatcttaaagtacttgactatcacttctataagcttctccttgtttctggcgttcacatgaataaaagagacaaacatgtatgatttacaactctagattaaccaacccaatcgattcaatatgtttagtccttccacctttgtgatcccacactcctaatcatatgcaCTACTAATTTTTGTGCCTGTTTCAATGCATGAAAAGTGTTGCAATATGCCCAAAATAGTTGCAATAGCATAAATAGCAACATTTGTTTTTCGTTGCGAGGCGTTGCAAGCGCTTGCGTGGGTAAAGCTTTGGACAACACTTTTCTATGAAGCGTTGCAAAATGCATTTTGTATTTGCAACACCTAAGCGTTGCGACATAAGTTTTTGCTACAGCTGTAGGTGTGGCAAGAACAACTAATGCAATGCCTTGGGTGTTGCTAGACCTTGGAATGGCAACTAGCCGACGTCGTTGCAAAAGGTGCACTAGCAACGACAAATGTGTGTTGCAAGACAGTATGTTGCCACGATTAATGTTTGTTGCAGCAAGGATTATATCGCAACACCAAGAAGTGGTGGCAATATGTGCAATTGCCACGCCCGAGCTTTAGTTGCTATAAGGTGCATCCTCTATTGCATCACATGACGAGTGTGGCAACAAGGCCTATGTTGCAACACTTGGAGGTGGTGGCAAATATGTGCTATCCCAACGCCCATGGTTTGGTTGCTATAAGATGCAATAGCTATTGCTACGAATATTGGGTGTGGCAACAAGGGTTATTTGGCAACACCAAAAATAGGTTGCAACATGTGCAATTGCCACATTTGCATTGTCGTTGTTATAAGGCACCACCCCTATTGCTACGCAGATTGTTCATTGCTATAGGATATATTGCTACAGTCCAATAGCCACTTTTACAACGCGCTTGGTTTTATGCCACCAGACAATATTATAATACTATTAACTAATTTGAGGCACAATAGACATAAACAAACTATTTGGTAAAGCCATTAAATCATAACTTGTTCATTTGTTACATGTAGAATAAACGATCCAAAAATTCAAACTGAGACAacacaaacattattcaaacaAAAAATATCCAAGACACTTGTTTCTAAACCAAAACATCTAAGATGTTGCGGCTTCACTTGGCTTGACTTGGCCTCATTTGGTCAATCCCATCAGACCCTCTCCACTCAAACTTTGCATTTGTCCTGAAATAATAAACATTCACATTCAAGTACACAAATTAGAATCTCAACAAAGCAAGATCTTGTCAAAAAAAGCAAGCTACTTCCTCCGGAACATCTATGGCCTCTATTGAGGAATACATAAATTAGAATATTTTTTCTAACAGACATGAATGAGTGGGCGCACCGAATAATCAAGTAGGTACTACACCAATGAAATAATGCTATTATGGCTTCATTTTGTCCACGTGCACAAAACATGCATGAAAATCTGCAAGTCAGTACAAAGTAGCTGTAGTTCTCAATACAACAAAATTCCAGTGTGCTGATTTTGATACTTTTTAAATATCTGATATCAGATCAATAACCTTAAGATAAACCTGCAAGGTACTGCGTATGCTGACTTATACTCACTTAAAAAAATACTTATTTTCCCAGCTAAACAATCAGCAATAGTGTCTCATTTGTGCTTTGCAATTATCAGAAGTAGAACGATTCAAACTGAAATAAGCACACCGCAAAAGTGATCCATGCATCCCTTTAGTTGTCCCCAAACAAAGCAGTAATTACTAAACTTATTTGGACAGCCAAAACCACTCCTATCCACAAGTTAGTCATGGTCTCTAGCAAGCATGAAGAATTAGTTTTGCTCATTAACAGATAAGTTTACAAAGGTATACTTAGTAACCCTAAACAAGCAACGGTTGACTGAAATGAGTAGTTCAGAAGCAATAAGGAAAAACAAAGCTTACATGCAATTCTTTCTGGCTGATCGTTTCCTTGCCGCAGCATCAAGCAAATGTTTTGGAGAAATAAAATTTGGTGTAACATTCCCTTCTTTGTTTTGTGATTGGCTTCGCATAAGGCTGCCCCTAGTGTTGCGCCCTATGTTACCTGCGGGTGTAGAAGCTTTCTGCTTGACTTGAAGATTAATCTCCTACTCAAAAATTAAATGAAATATATTAGGACTCTCATGCCGTGCACTAGTTCATGGTTGTAATCAATTTTCAATCTGAAATAACCTGAGGTAAGGGTGTTTCATTGTCTTGtgttgttccttctctttcattTAGGATTGGTTGATGAGTACTTGAGGCTATTTCATTGCCTGCTGCTTCATCGCCTACTGTTTCGTTGCCTACTATCTCGTTGGCTGTTGTTTCGATGGCAGCTTGGTTAACCTACATTTAAATTTTATTAGAAAGCACATTATGGTATGACCATGAAGTGATTAATTGATTAATCTTCTAATGTTCAGTTCAGAAAGCATATTATGGTTATGACTATCAAGTGAACACatcagaaaaatataaaaaaagcaAACCCACTAACTTGATAAATATGCAAGTTGAAATGTCACAATACTATTACCTGTGGTGATGCTCCTTGCGTTTGTGCTGCTAGCATTGACATGAACTCTTTCCTAAGTTCTTCTTTATCAGCCTGCCTTGCTTTCTGCAATTCTTCCATCTGACGCCTATGTTCCTCCTTCTCGGCTTCCCTTTCAGCAACTTGGTTTTTGAGTTGTTCTTGTACCTTCTCAAGCGTATCCTTCAGCTCTTCAGTTTCCATATGGGATGCCATTTCAGAACGGGCCTGGTCCTCTAAACGTTCAGTCAGTAGCTGCCTTCTACTTGGATACCTTGCCATATATCCATTACCATGAAGCTTGGATGATTTAGATCGAGTAGTTTGCTTGTATGCTTCTTGGAAAAGAAGGTTTCTCTCTACTAAAGGAATGAAGCTATCTGGTGACTCGGTTTCCTTCTCCGCAATTTTGCGGCGAGCAGTTTCCTAAGACAAAGAAGACATGCAACCTTTTGTTAAACAAAAACTAGAAACAATGTGCAATAGTATGAATCATTTAGTACTGGCTGCAGAAATAGTTATTTACACACATAGATAGCCTCAGATACAGTGTTTGTCCATTTCCCTTTCTTACTATGTGTAATCGCCCAAAGCTCACAATCATCTGGCTCTTCACCGGTTTTTGGGT
Protein-coding sequences here:
- the LOC110436645 gene encoding uncharacterized protein LOC110436645, with amino-acid sequence MARYPSRRQLLTERLEDQARSEMASHMETEELKDTLEKVQEQLKNQVAEREAEKEEHRRQMEELQKARQADKEELRKEFMSMLAAQTQGASPQVNQAAIETTANEIVGNETVGDEAAGNEIASSTHQPILNEREGTTQDNETPLPQEINLQVKQKASTPAGNIGRNTRGSLMRSQSQNKEGNVTPNFISPKHLLDAAARKRSARKNCMTNAKFEWRGSDGIDQMRPSQAK